DNA from Streptomyces rishiriensis:
GGTCGAACTGCTCATCGGCGGGATGACCTGCGCCTCCTGCGCGGCCCGCGTCGAGAAGAAGCTCAACCGCATGGACGGCGTCACCGCGACGGTCAACTACGCGACGGAGCGGGCGAAGGTCAGCTATCCGGCCGGGACCGGCGTCGCCGACCTGATCGCGACCGTGGTGAAGACCGGGTACACGGCCGAGGAACCCGTGCCCGTGCCGGAGCCGGCCCGGGAGGAGACCCCTCAGGACCCCGAGCTGGAGGCCCTGCGTCACCGGCTCCTGGTCTGCGTCCTGCTCGCCGCGCCCGTCGTCCTGCTCGCGATGATCCCCTCGCTCCAGTTCGACAACTGGCAGTGGCTCTCGCTGACACTCGCCGCGCCCGTGGTCGTCTGGGGCGGCGGCCCGCTGCACAAGGCCGCCTGGACGAACCTGCGGCACGGCGCGGCCACCATGGACACCCTGGTCTCGATCGGCACGCTGGCCGCGCTCGGCTGGTCGCTGTGGGCGCTGTTCTTCGGTGACGCGGGCATGCCCGGCATGCGGCACCCCTTCGAGCTGACCGTCTCCCGTACGGACGGCGCGTCCACGATCTATCTGGAGGTCGCCGCCGGCGTCACCGCCTTCATCCTGCTCGGCCGCTACCTGGAGGCCCGCTCCAAGCGGCGGGCGGGAGCGGCGCTGCGGGCGCTCATGGAGCTGGGCGCGAAGGACGTGGCCGTCCTGCGCTACGAGGGGGGCGAGCGCGGAGCGCCCTCGGGCGAAGCCGGTGGCGGGGGACGGCAGGGCGGCAAGGAGGTGCGGATCCCCGTCGACCTGCTGGCCGTCGGCGACCGGTTCGTCGTACGGCCCGGGGAGAAGGTCGCGACCGACGGGACGGTCGTGGAGGGCACGTCCGCCGTGGACGCCTCGATGCTGACCGGTGAGTCGGTCCCGGTGGACGTCGGCCCCGGCGACGCCGTCACGGGCGCCACCGTGAACGTCGGCGGCCGGCTGGTCGTCGAGGCCGGCCGGGTCGGCGCGGACACCCGGCTCGCGCGCATGGCGCGGCTGGTCGAGGCCGCACAGAACGGCAAGGCCGAGGTGCAGCGACTGGCCGACCGGATCTCCGGGGTCTTCGTGCCGGCGGTGCTGCTGATCGCGGTCGCCACCTTCGCCGGCCGGCTCGGCGCGACGGGTGACACGGTCGCCGCGTTCACGGCGGCCGTGGCGGTCCTGATCATCGCCTGCCCGTGCGCGCTCGGGCTCGCCACGCCGACCGCCCTCATGGTCGGCACCGGGCGCGGCGCCCAGCTCGGCATCCTCATCAAGGGCCCCGAGGTCCTGGAGTCCACGCGCCGCGTGGACACCGTCGTGCTCGACAAGACCGGGACCGTCACCACCGGCCGGATGACCCTTCAGGACGTGTACGTCGTCGACGGCACCGACGAGCGGCAGCTGCTGCGGCTGGCGGGCGCCCTGGAGCACGCCTCCGAGCACCCGGTCGCCCGGGCGGTGGCGGCCGGCGCCGAGGAAAGGGCCGGCGAACTGCCGGTGGCCGAGCGGTTCGAGAACGTGCCCGGGCGTGGCGTGCGCGGGCGGGTGGAGGGCCGCGAGGTGGCCGTGGGGCGCCTCTTCGAGACGGTCCCGGACGAAGTGGCCCGCGCGAAGGAGCAGGCCGAGCGGGACGGCCGTACGGCCGTCGTCGTGGGGTGGGACGGCGTGGCGCGCGGGGTCCTCGCGGTCGCGGACGCGGTCAAGGAGACCAGCGCCGAGGCGGTGCAGGAGCTGCGGGCGCTGGGGCTCACCCCGGTGCTGCTGACCGGTGACAACCGGGCGGTGGCGGAGGCGGTCGCGGAAGCGGTCGGGATCGACCGGGTGATCGCCGAGGTGCTGCCCGAGGACAAGGTCGACGTCGTACGGCGGCTCCAGGCGGAAGGGCGGGTCGTCGCCATGGTCGGGGACGGCGTCAACGACGCGGCAGCGCTCGCCACCGCCGATCTGGGGCTGGCCATGGGGACCGGCACGGACGCGGCGATCGAGGCGAGCGACCTGACGCTGGTGCGGGGGGATCTGCGGGTGGCCGCGGACGCCATCCGGCTGTCCCGGCGGACCCTGGCTACGATCAAGGGAAACCTGGTGTGGGCCTTCGGCTACAACGTGGCCGCGCTGCCGCTGGCCGCCGCGGGGCTGCTGAACCCGATGATCGCGGGGGCCGCGATGGCGTTCTCGTCGGTGTTCGTCGTGACGAACAGCCTGAGGCTGCGCGCCTTCAAGTAATACCGCCGAGTAGGTCGTTGCCGATCAGGGAGACCCCTGGAGTCCTGCGCGAGCCTCACATAAGCTCTTCACATGGCTCGCGCATCATCTTTACGCTTGGGCCTCGATCGCCGTATCCGGTCTCTTGCGCATCTAACGGACATATGCAAGAGACACAGATCACAGTGATGTGAACGTAACCATCGAAGGGGCTCGAAGGTCTAAGTTGACGATGTCAGGAAGCGTCTTGGGGGGCGTGACCTGACGTCTGGGGATGTCTTGGGGGACTTCCTCAGAGATGCGTTGCCGGGGCACGCACACCGGGAAGCTTTGAGCGGCCCTCCCAGCGTGCGCTGTCCCGGCAGGCCGCACACAGCGGTGGTGGGACGAGTTCTGCTCGTTCTGCTCAACCGCGGGCACGACAACCGAAGATGGTCACACAACAGCGAATTCAGGCGCTGTCCTCACAACGCCCGGCCGGATCCCGTGGGGGGAATCCGCACCGGGACATGGGAAGGCGCCCTGGTCGTCAGCCCGTGGGGGGACTGGCGCCGGGGCGCCTTCCGTATGCCCTGCGCCCACCGTCGCCCGGGAGCACCCGACTTCGGGACGCCCGACGCACCCGGCCGCCGCGACCTGTGACTGCCGCGACCATGCGCCTGCCGGGATACGACGCCGCCGCGACCATGCCCCTGCCGGGATGCCACGCCGCCGCGACCATGCCCCTGCCGGGATGCCACGCCGCCGCGACCATGCGCCTGCCGGATGCCACTCCGCCGCGACGTGCGGCTTCCGAGACACCCGGCGACTTCCCGGACTCCCCCGCTGCCGCGACGTGACGACCACCGGTACAACCGCCCTGCGGTACACCCGACTTCCCAGACACCCGACTTCCGAG
Protein-coding regions in this window:
- a CDS encoding heavy metal translocating P-type ATPase, whose amino-acid sequence is MTSTTTETPIAEPPAPTAEVELLIGGMTCASCAARVEKKLNRMDGVTATVNYATERAKVSYPAGTGVADLIATVVKTGYTAEEPVPVPEPAREETPQDPELEALRHRLLVCVLLAAPVVLLAMIPSLQFDNWQWLSLTLAAPVVVWGGGPLHKAAWTNLRHGAATMDTLVSIGTLAALGWSLWALFFGDAGMPGMRHPFELTVSRTDGASTIYLEVAAGVTAFILLGRYLEARSKRRAGAALRALMELGAKDVAVLRYEGGERGAPSGEAGGGGRQGGKEVRIPVDLLAVGDRFVVRPGEKVATDGTVVEGTSAVDASMLTGESVPVDVGPGDAVTGATVNVGGRLVVEAGRVGADTRLARMARLVEAAQNGKAEVQRLADRISGVFVPAVLLIAVATFAGRLGATGDTVAAFTAAVAVLIIACPCALGLATPTALMVGTGRGAQLGILIKGPEVLESTRRVDTVVLDKTGTVTTGRMTLQDVYVVDGTDERQLLRLAGALEHASEHPVARAVAAGAEERAGELPVAERFENVPGRGVRGRVEGREVAVGRLFETVPDEVARAKEQAERDGRTAVVVGWDGVARGVLAVADAVKETSAEAVQELRALGLTPVLLTGDNRAVAEAVAEAVGIDRVIAEVLPEDKVDVVRRLQAEGRVVAMVGDGVNDAAALATADLGLAMGTGTDAAIEASDLTLVRGDLRVAADAIRLSRRTLATIKGNLVWAFGYNVAALPLAAAGLLNPMIAGAAMAFSSVFVVTNSLRLRAFK